The stretch of DNA AATCTCGGGAATGAGGATGACGTCCGCGCCGCCGGCGAGCCCGGAGAAAAGCGCAATCCAGCCCGCGTTCCGGCCCATCACCTCGATGACCATGGCGCGCTGGTGGCTCTCGGCCGTGGTGCGGATCCGGTCGATGGCCTCGGTGGCGGTGCCCACCGCCGTGTCGAACCCGAAGGTGACATCGGTCGCGAGGAGATCGTTGTCAATCGTTTTGGGTACGCAGACGGCCGGAATGCCTTTCCGGTAGAGTTCGTAGGTCATGCTGATGGTGCCGTCTCCGCCGATGGCGATCAGGCCGTCGAGGCCGGCTTCGTGGAAGTTTTTGACGACCGTATCCGACATGTCGACCGTCTTGTGCTCGCCGTCGATGTGCATGATGTAGGAAAAGGGATTGTCGCGGTTCGAGGTGCCCAGGATGGTTCCTCCCCGGGACAGAATATCTTCCACCCGGGAGGAATCGAGCGGAATGAATTGCTTGTGGATCAGCCCGCTGTAGGCGTTTCGGATGCCGAGCATGCGGACGCCGGCTTCCTCCGCCGTGAGGGTGACGGCCCGGATCACCGCGTTGAGTCCGGGGCAGTCGCCGCCGCCGGTGAGGATACCCAGACTCCGGACTCTTTTCTTGGGACGGGAAGGCTTTGCCGTCATGGTGGATCCCCCCTCGTTTGAGCG from bacterium encodes:
- a CDS encoding ATP-dependent 6-phosphofructokinase is translated as MTAKPSRPKKRVRSLGILTGGGDCPGLNAVIRAVTLTAEEAGVRMLGIRNAYSGLIHKQFIPLDSSRVEDILSRGGTILGTSNRDNPFSYIMHIDGEHKTVDMSDTVVKNFHEAGLDGLIAIGGDGTISMTYELYRKGIPAVCVPKTIDNDLLATDVTFGFDTAVGTATEAIDRIRTTAESHQRAMVIEVMGRNAGWIALFSGLAGGADVILIPEIPFSMEAVSNKIREERASGRNFSIIVVAEGAHEIGKDVVVGRLVADPTEPRRLGGIGIRVGEAIETETGIETRVTTLGHIQRGGSPSTYDRNLSTRFGVHAAFLAIEGKFGHMVSLKNGKIAAVPLENAAKGQRLASPDSDFIKVARAVGTSFGDEL